Below is a window of Drosophila miranda strain MSH22 chromosome 3, D.miranda_PacBio2.1, whole genome shotgun sequence DNA.
GAAGAGAAACGCCAAAGGGACGTTTGCCGCCGTACTGAGTGTAAGCTTGCTTGATGTCGCACAAGTGGGACACCAGCTGCTCGCATGGAATCACCTCTCCATAGCTGAATTGGTAGCGTTGGGCTATCAAACGCAGCTCCGCGGTCAGCACATTGGCATCGGATGTGATACCGGCCACAGAGCAAACCATGTTCCTGTAAGTCAGTCATTTTTAATACTGTTTATAGATATAGACAAATGCCACTCACTCGTTCAGACGGTAGATCTTCTCCGATGGTATGGCGCTGTCCAGCAATTTGTTGGTGCTACGGCATTCAGCGGCTAGCAAAATGCCATCTTCGGCCAGTATGCCGAGACAAGTGCCGGCATGGGAGATGGCCTCCATTGCGTATTCGACCTGGTAGAGGCGGCCCTCCGGCGAGAAAATCGTGGTGCGGGAATCATAGCGGCGCGCCTAAAAAGACGAATATGTATATGAGTGTAAGCTCAAGCTACCCGCATTTTAGCAAGTCAAATGCACATGAATGATGTTGCAGTTACTTACCATTGTCAGTTTCTAGAAATTTACGAGTTTACTTGCAAAATTGAACACAAGAAATTTACTTGTCATTCAATGTAAGGTTGCCAGAAAGTCTGCTTAACGCGTCCCATTAGAGCTGGAAGAACAATCGATGACACTATCGATACAGGGCTgcataataaaaaaaaacaatagataattaaaataaaacttAATTTTCTTTAAGCAGAGTTATTTTTGTACAAGCACAAAATTCCAAACTGTGCTCCAATTCCCACTATTTCATATATCTGTAGTCACAGCATAGCGGCAGAGTTGTATATTTTCTTATCGCTCATCCCTAGTTTGACTCCACTTGCTTGCGAATACGCGCGAattttttaattgcttttGTTTATTGCTGAATACTTATTGTTTGAACGTTCATAGAAGGTGCTACAATGGGAGACATTCTTAGCGTAAGTCAAAATCGGACTTTTATTGTTGACTATGCAGTTCGATTAAAGTCATACTTTTTAGAACTGTGACCTT
It encodes the following:
- the LOC108158362 gene encoding proteasome subunit alpha type-4, producing the protein MARRYDSRTTIFSPEGRLYQVEYAMEAISHAGTCLGILAEDGILLAAECRSTNKLLDSAIPSEKIYRLNENMVCSVAGITSDANVLTAELRLIAQRYQFSYGEVIPCEQLVSHLCDIKQAYTQYGGKRPFGVSLLYMGWDNKYGYQLYQSDPSGNYGGWKATCIGNNFGAAISMLKQELADKPSIKLEEAKDLAVKVLSMTLDTTKLTPEKVEMATLQRVKNTTVYSVLDKPDVEKLIEKYNKLQAETEAAKKEKQAKQPKS